Below is a genomic region from Isosphaeraceae bacterium EP7.
ATTCCCAATGCCTCCGAGATGGCCGCCCTTCTCGACCGCTGCCTTCCCGCGACCGGCGGCCTTCGCCTAATTCCCTAATTATGCGTCTAATAAGGCTTTATTTCTCCGGGGCCCGACTGGTGTCGGATTTCTTCAACGTCGACTCGCATGGCGATGGCTTGGGTCGTTATAGTTTAGCGTTTGGGTAGGTCTACCCTTGCTCACGCCGGTTGAAAAGCTCTCTTCAGACACCCGGATGGCCCACGGCCGAGGATGACGGCATGTCCGCCGCAGACCTCAAGGATCAGGACTCGGTCACCGAGTGGATCGACGCCGCCATACACGGCGACCATACCCAAGCGCTTCAACACATCTGGGAACGCTACTTCAACCGCCTGGTCGGCCTGGCCAAGAACCGGATGAAGGGCCTCCGCGGCGTCACCGACGAGGAAGATGTCGCCTCGCAGGCGTTCAGCCACCTGATCCTCGGCCTCATCGGCGGGCGCTACCCCACGCTGCGCGACCGCGATGATCTCTGGAACATCCTCGTCACGATCACCGCGCACGAGGCCAATGACCGTCAGAAGTACGAGTTGGCCGCGAAGCGCAGCGTCAACCGCACGCTCGGCGAGTGGACCCTCGGCGACGATCCGAACTCGGGCGAATCGGGCTTCGAGACGGCTGTCGGCGTCGGACCCACGGCCGAGTTCATGGCCATCGTCGCCGAGAAATACAAGAATCTCCTCAACATGCTCGCGGACGATCACCTCCGACGGATTGCGGTGGCGAGGATGGAATGCTACACCCAGGGGGAGATCGCCGAGATGGTCGGCTGCTCCACCCGCGATGTGGGCCGGAAGCTGGCCGAGATCCGGCGGACCTGGAACGTCGAGGCTCCGGCGCTGTCGGCCCGCTGAACCGGGCCGCCCCGTCCCCATCACCCCCGCATGATCGCCGGGGCAGCCGCCCACCGTGCTGCCCGAGGAGAGGCCCCGCGATGAGCCGAGAGTCGATCCTGCAACGTATCCTCGACGGTGGCATCGTCGCCGTCGTCCGGTCGGAAGACCCCGAGCCCCTGGTCAAGGTGGTCGAGGCCCTCGCCGAAGGGGGGGTGACAGCCGCCGAGATCACGTTCACCGTCCCCGACGCCGTCGAGGTCATCCGCCAAGTCAAGAAGCAGGTCGGCGACTCGGTCGTCCTGGGCGCGGGCACCGTCCTCGATACCGAGACCGCCCGCGCCGCGCTCCTGGCCGGCGCCGAGTATCTCGTCTCCCCGGCCGTCAATCTCGACGTCATCCGGATGTGCCGCCGCTACAGCAAGCCCATCATGCCGGGTGCCCTGACCCCGACCGAGATCCTGACCGCCTGGGAGGCCGGTGCCGACGTCGTGAAGATCTTCCCCTCCGACCTGGGAGGCCCGCCTTATCTGAAGGCCCTCCGCGGCCCATTCCCCCAGATTCGCCTGATGCCCACCGGCGGGGTCGACCTCAACACCGCCGAGGCGTTCCTCAAAGCCGGGGCCTGCTGCCTCGGCATCGGCGGCTCCCTGGTCGAGCCCAAGGCCATCGCCGCCAGGGATTTCGGCAGGATTCGCGACTTGGCCGCCCAGTATGTGGCCATCGTTCGCGCCTTTCGGTCCGCCGCACGCTGAAATACCGCGTCCCAATCCGGCCGAATCGTCCCGGGCCCCTCGTTCCCGGGACGATTCGGCATGCGCGCAGGTTGAGTGCGTAATCTGGGGTGTGCAACCGGATTAATCGGACGTCTCGATTCAAGCCGGGCGGACGGCAACGTCGATAGCTTCAGACACGGGGACTGTGCCTCGCATTGGGACGTCGGACGACGTGCCCCCCTCAAAGGATTGAGGCGGGCGATGAGGTCGGGGGCAGGGAGGCGAACTGGTGCGGCCAAGGTGGTTCAAGGTGCGAATGGCGACCGTCCTGCTGGGAATCCTCCCGGCGATCGGCCCCGTTGCGCCTTCCCCGGCCCGCTCCGCCGAGGCCCCCAGGAAGGGCGCCAAGGTTCTCTACCACCAGAGCCGGACCTTCCGCATCCCGGTAAATATCGTGGCGGCCGACAAGCCACGGATCAAGGAAGTCCAGCTCTGCGTCTCGTCGGACTCGGGTTACACCTGGACCGTCGTCAACCAGATCAGCCCCGACCGGCCCGCCTTCACGTTCAAGGCCATCCGCGACGCCGAATACTGGTTCGCCACCCGCGTGCTCGACGCCGACGGCAAGCTCTTTCCCCCCGACGATCGCAAGGTCGAGCCGGGGATGAAGGTGATCGTCGACACCACCCCGCCGCTCGTGACGCTCGACTCCCGCGACCGCCGAGGCAGCGTCGCGTCGGTGACCTGGGAGGTCAAGGACGCCAACCTCGACCTCACCAGCCTGACGCTGGAATATCAGGCCGAGGGGGCCGTCGAGTGGCGCACGGTCCCGCTGCGTCGCCCCGCGCTGATCGGCGGCGAGAAGTGGGACGCGGGCACCGCCGAGCCCCTCAGGGTCCGGCTCAGGGTCTCCGACAAGGCGAAGAACGAGCAGACGGCCAGCCTGACCATGCCCTACGGGGGCGCCATCCCCCCCGCGGCCTCGTCGTCCGACGACTCCGAATACGGCCAGCCCCCGTCGCCGATCCTGCCCATCTCCTCGGGCTCGGAACCCCGCCAGTCGGTGTCGGACGCCCAGGCCGGTTCGGGCCCGACCCTCGATGAGTCGAGCCCCTTCTACGGCGTGGTTAACCAGGGAGCTCAGGCTCCCCCGGTCAGCCAGAATCCCGATCCGGTCCCCACGCCCGCCGCCCCCCCCGTCGCGGCGAGCCCGACCCCCGCGCCGGCTCCGACGCAGGCACCCGTGGCGGCCGGCAACGGCAAGACGATGCTGGTCGCCAGCCCCCGGTTCTCGCTGGAATACGCGGTCGATGACGCGGGCCCCAACGGCCCCGAGACCGTCGAGCTCTGGATCACCAACGACGGCGGCCGCAACTGGAGCCGGCGCCCCGAAGACCCCGACCGGGCCTCACCTTATCCGGTCGACCTGGGCGGCGAAGGGACCTTCGGCCTCTGCCTGGTGGCCCGCTCGGCCAACGGCCTGGGTGACCTGCCTCCCGCCCCCGGCGACCCTCCCCAGACCTGGGTCGAGGTCGACTCGACCCCGCCGGCCGTCCAGCTCGACCCCCCCGCGATGGGCGCGGGCGCCAACGTCGGCAAGCTCACGATCACCTGGCGAGCCTCCGACCTCCACCTCGCCTCGCGCCCGGTCGTCCTCTCCTACCGCCCGGTCGGGTCGAACGCCCCCTGGCAGCCGATCTCGGCCCCCATGGAAAACACCCAGCAATTCACCTGGACGCTCCCGGCCAACATCCCCCCCCGGTTCCACATCCGGGTCGACGTCATCGACACCGTCGGCAATCTAGGATCGGCCGAGACCACCGACATGGGGCCCGTCTTCATCGACCGCGCCCGCCCCCGCAGCCGGATCATCGGCCTCGACCCCTCCGCCCGCGGCAACACGTCCGCCCGCCCTCTCCGCTGACGGACGTCGGCAGTGGGTTGCTCATTCGGCGGAATGCGGCCAATCTGGTGCCGGAGGTTCTGACCGATCTGGCCCGGCGAATCACGGCGTGCACGCATCGACGCAATGCACTCTCTGTGCGTTTGATCCCTCAGCCCTCCCGATCAGGCAATGGGACGAGACCGATCGGGCGTCCACGGGAGGTTTTCATGGCACCAACCGCGTTTGATTTCGAAGGTTGGACAAATCACGAACCCCCCGCCGACCCGGCCGAGATCGCTGCCCTGCGCACCGACTCCGGGATCGAGCTGCCCGAG
It encodes:
- a CDS encoding ECF-type sigma factor — encoded protein: MSAADLKDQDSVTEWIDAAIHGDHTQALQHIWERYFNRLVGLAKNRMKGLRGVTDEEDVASQAFSHLILGLIGGRYPTLRDRDDLWNILVTITAHEANDRQKYELAAKRSVNRTLGEWTLGDDPNSGESGFETAVGVGPTAEFMAIVAEKYKNLLNMLADDHLRRIAVARMECYTQGEIAEMVGCSTRDVGRKLAEIRRTWNVEAPALSAR
- the eda gene encoding bifunctional 4-hydroxy-2-oxoglutarate aldolase/2-dehydro-3-deoxy-phosphogluconate aldolase; protein product: MSRESILQRILDGGIVAVVRSEDPEPLVKVVEALAEGGVTAAEITFTVPDAVEVIRQVKKQVGDSVVLGAGTVLDTETARAALLAGAEYLVSPAVNLDVIRMCRRYSKPIMPGALTPTEILTAWEAGADVVKIFPSDLGGPPYLKALRGPFPQIRLMPTGGVDLNTAEAFLKAGACCLGIGGSLVEPKAIAARDFGRIRDLAAQYVAIVRAFRSAAR